A DNA window from Heliomicrobium undosum contains the following coding sequences:
- a CDS encoding phenylacetate--CoA ligase family protein, which yields MIWNRPMETMARKELEALQLQRLKALVERVYHNVPAYREKMQAAGLTPVDVQSLEDLRRLPFTVKQDLRDHYPYGLFAAPMREIVRVHASSGTTGNPIVVGYTRKDLDTWSEVTARTLACAGADADSVVQVSYGYGLFTGGLGIHYGAEKLGATVVPMSGGNTQRQLKLMQDFGATILACTPSYALYLAEAIQEMKIPREKLRLKAGIFGAEPWTEEMRRELEYRLEIMAIDIYGLSEVIGPGVASECPVKNGLHIFEDHFIPEIIDPETEQPLPYGEKGELVFTTITKEGFPVIRYRTRDISVLHAEPCPCGRTHVRMEKVSGRSDDMIIIRGVNVFPSQVESVLLKLGLTEPHYVLVVDRVGTLDTLEVWVEVSDKLFSDEVRNLEKIERTIQRELESLLGLTARVRLVEPKSIERSEGKAKRVIDRRKKQ from the coding sequence ATGATCTGGAACCGACCGATGGAAACCATGGCCCGCAAGGAATTGGAGGCATTGCAACTCCAACGGCTAAAAGCCCTTGTGGAGCGGGTCTATCACAATGTGCCTGCCTACCGGGAAAAGATGCAGGCCGCCGGATTGACGCCCGTGGATGTGCAAAGCCTGGAGGACCTGCGTCGACTGCCCTTTACGGTAAAGCAGGACCTGCGCGACCACTACCCCTATGGACTCTTCGCGGCTCCCATGCGCGAGATCGTCCGCGTCCACGCTTCTTCCGGCACGACGGGCAACCCGATTGTCGTCGGCTATACCCGCAAGGACCTTGACACCTGGTCGGAAGTGACCGCCCGGACCCTGGCTTGCGCCGGCGCTGACGCCGACTCAGTCGTCCAAGTCAGCTACGGCTACGGCCTCTTCACCGGCGGCCTCGGCATCCACTATGGCGCCGAGAAGCTCGGCGCCACCGTCGTGCCCATGTCCGGCGGAAACACTCAGCGGCAACTCAAGCTGATGCAGGACTTCGGCGCCACCATCCTGGCCTGCACGCCTTCCTACGCCCTTTACCTCGCCGAGGCGATCCAAGAGATGAAGATCCCCCGGGAAAAGCTGCGCCTGAAAGCGGGCATCTTCGGCGCTGAGCCCTGGACCGAAGAGATGCGGCGCGAACTGGAGTACCGCCTGGAGATCATGGCCATCGACATCTACGGTCTGAGCGAGGTCATTGGTCCCGGCGTCGCCAGCGAATGCCCCGTGAAAAACGGTCTACATATCTTTGAGGACCACTTCATCCCTGAGATTATCGACCCCGAAACGGAGCAGCCGCTGCCCTACGGGGAAAAAGGGGAACTCGTCTTCACCACCATCACCAAGGAAGGCTTCCCCGTCATCCGCTACCGCACCCGCGACATCTCAGTCCTGCACGCCGAACCCTGCCCATGCGGCCGGACCCATGTCCGCATGGAAAAGGTGAGCGGCCGCAGCGACGACATGATCATCATCCGTGGCGTCAACGTTTTCCCGTCTCAGGTGGAGAGCGTCCTCCTCAAGCTCGGCCTGACAGAGCCCCACTATGTGCTCGTCGTCGATCGGGTAGGCACCCTGGACACGCTGGAGGTGTGGGTGGAGGTTTCGGACAAACTCTTCTCCGACGAGGTGCGCAACCTCGAAAAGATCGAACGGACGATCCAGCGAGAACTGGAAAGTCTGCTGGGGCTTACCGCCCGCGTCCG